DNA from Kitasatospora herbaricolor:
CAGCGCGGTCTCCCAGGCCTCGCCCTCGCGCTCGGTGGCCTGCTCGGCGGTCAGCACCTCCTCCAGGGCGGCGTGGGTGCCGCCGGGCACCTTGGTGTAGCGGAGCATCTGCTCGGTGTCCGAGGCCTGGACCAGCCCGCGCAGGTCCCCGGCGCCGCCGACCGGCCAGACCACCGGCACCGGGGTGATGCCCAGGTGGGTCTCGATGTCCTCCAGCAGGGTGAGCGCCTCGCGGCCTCGGCGGTCCCACTTGTTGATGAAGGTGATCACCGGGACGCCGCGGTGGCGGCAGACCGCGAACAGCTTGCGGGTCTGCTCCTCCAGGCCCTTGGCCGCGTCGACCAGCATGATCGCGCAGTCGACGGCCGCCAGCACCCGGTAGGTGTCCTCGGAGAAGTCGGCGTGGCCGGGGGTGTCGACCAGGTTCATCACGTGGCCGCGGTAGCCGAACTGCAGGGCGGCCGAGGTGACCGAGATGCCGCGCTCGCGCTCCAGCTCCATCCAGTCGCTGGTCACGCCCTTGCGGGCGCCCTGGCCGTGCACCGCACCGGCCGAGGTGATCGCCCGCGCGTGCAGGGCGAGGGCCTCGGTGGTGGTGGACTTGCCGGCGTCGGGGTGGCTGATGACGGCGAAGGTGCGCCGGCGCCCGGCCTCGTTGACGATCTGGACGACCGGGACGGACTGCTCGTTGCTCACGTGACTTTTCCTCGGGTGCGGGGACGGCATCAGGCCGGGTGGACGCCTCTCCGCACCTGCTGAGCCGGGCCTCTGGTCCGCAGGCTCAAGGGGTGATTCTAGTCGGCCGGACGGCCCAACCTCGAACCGCCCGGTCAAGTGCCCGTGGAGGGCGGCCCGGACGCGACGGTGCCCGGTGCCCCGCCGCGCCGGGCGGGGCACCGGGCACCTGGTGGTTCAGAGCATCGCGGAGGCGGGCTTGACCATGGCGCGGGCGGTCTTGGCGTCCACGTACTCGCCGATCGCCGTCATCACCCACTCGCCGGAGAACTGGCGGACCAGCTTGCACATCACCACGCCCGTGTGCGGCTCCGAGCTGGTCAGGTCGAACCGCACCAGCTCCTGGCCGCTGCCGGCGTCCAGCAGCCGGCAGTAGGCGTTCTTCACGTCGGTGAACTTCTGGCCGGAGAAGGAGTTGACCACGAAGACCAGGCCGACCGCCTCGGGCGGCAGCCCGTCCAGGTGGACGGTGATCGACTCGTCGTCGCCGGTCCCCTCGCCGGTGAGGTTGTCGCCGGAGTGCGCGATCGCGCCGTTGAAGATCGACAGCTTCATGAACCAGGCGGTCTCGATCTTGTTCCGCTGGGCGTCGAAGGCGATGCAGGAGGCGTCCAGGTCGACGTTGCGCCCGCCCCGGGCGGGCTCCCAGCCCAGGCCCATCCGGACCGAGGACAGGAACGGCTTGCCGTTCTTCTCCAGCGAGACCGACCCGCCCTTGACCAGGTTCACCCGGCCCTTGTCCAGCGTGACCTTGGTGAAGGAGGGCGCGGTGGCCGGCGCCGGGGGCGCGGCTGGGGGCGTGTTCGGCATCGGCGGGGCCTGCGTGGCCGGCGCCTGCGCGGGCGGCGGCGGGGTCTGCGCGGCCCGGGCCGCCGGGGCCGGCTCCTCCTCGACCGAGACGCCGAAGTCGGTGGCGATGCCCGCCAGGCCGTTGGCGTAGCCCTGGCCGACGGCGCGGACCTTCCAGGCGCCGCCGCGCTGGTAGACCTCGACCACGACCAGCGCGGTCTCGCGGTCGAGCCGCGGCGGGGTGAAGGTGACCAGCACGGCGCCGGTGTCGGCGTCCCGCACGGTCGCGGTCGGCTCGATGCCGGCGAAGGTCGTGCCCGCCTCGTCGGGGCTGGCCGTCACCACGATCTTGGTGATGCCGGCCGGGACGGCACGGGTGTCGATGGTGATCGCGTCCGCCGCGCCGCCGCTCGCCGGTCTGTGCGAGACACCCGGGCCGTTCGGGGCGTTGAAGAAGACGAAGTCCGCGTCCGAGCGGACCTTCCCGGCGTCGGTCAGCAGCAGACCCGAGACGTCCAGCGCCTTGGGTGCGGTCACCTCGACGGTCACCCGCGCGGCGGTCAGCGGCGCGTTGCCGCCTTGGGTCAGGACCGTGGTCACGGGATCCTCCTGGGATGCGTTTGGGAGGCCGGCGCGGCCGACGCGCCGACGGGATCCACAGTAACGAACGCGTGTGGCAAAGTGACCGGCCGACGGGCCGGGTTCTGTCGGATCGTCGGACCGGACGGCACGCCGTCGCCGGTACCGCTCAGGGCGGGCCGGCGACGTGGCGGGACGGAGCCCGGGACTGCCGCCCGGCCGCCTCGGAACGGTGGTTGAGGCGGAGTCAGCGCCCGGGGACGAGGGACGGGCGGGCGGCGGGCGCCGAGGGCGCACCCGGAGCGACCGGACCGGCGGGCACGGCCTCGAAGGCGCCGATGGCGGCCACCGCGCGCGGGTCCAGGATGCCGAAGGCGGAGGCCGTCCAGGTCTCGGCCTTCGCCCTGCCAGGTCCGGCGGCGGGCAGCACGCCCCGCACCCCGAAGGTGTACTGCCCGGGCGGGACGTCCACCCCGACGGGGGAGGCGAAGCGGTAGACCCGGGCGCCGTGCTCCTGGGAGGTGGTCATCACGGCACCCGCCAGGTTGGTCCACGCCGTGGTGCCGTGCACGACCTCGGCCGGGCTGAGCCGGAACTCGGCCTGGAGCGCGGTCAGCGGCTCGGTCACGGTGAGGCCGAGCAGGTGGCGGGTGCCGTCCTGGCCGAGCGAGCGGACGCTGGCCGCGCCGGTGAGCGCGAGGTCGGGAGCCTGGGCGTCGGCGGGGTTCTGAGCGGTCGGGTCCTGAGCGGTCGGGTTCTGGCCGGTCGCGTGCTGCGCGGTCGAGTACTGGCCGGCGGCGTGCGGGCCGACCGGGAAGCGGTCGGCGGGGAAGGGGTCGGCCGGGTTCTGGCCGGGCGCGTACGGGTGCGCCGCGTGCGGCCGGGCCGCGCCCTGGGCGGGTGCGGTCGCCGAGGGCGTACCCGGCCCCGCGGGGCGTGCGGGTGCCGGCACGGCAGCCCCGGGCCGGGGCACGAACTGCTGCGGCACGGACTGCTGCGACACGGACTGCCCGGGCACGGACAGCGGGGCGGCCGGCCCCGTCACGGCGGACTGCGTCATGGCCGGCGGTACCGCGGGCGGGGACTGGACCAGCGGCGGCCCGAACGGGCGCGCCCCGATGCCGGGGGGCCCGAACTGCGGGCCGACCGGGCCGGGGCTCGCGGTCGACTGCAGCAGGCACTCCGCTTCCGTCAGGCCGCCCGGCGGCCGCAGGCCCTCCGGGGTGGGGCCGGCGCTCGGCGGTGGTACCGGTGCGGGCGCGGAGGGGGCGGCCGCCGTGGCGGAGGGCGCGGCCGTGGCGGTGGGCGCCGGCGTGGGCGCCTGGCCGGCGAGCGGCGGCGGGGTGGTCCGTTCGGCGTTTCGCGAGCCGGGCGTGCCCGTGCCGGGCCCGATCGCCCGGACGGAGGGTTCGGCGCCGGCGGCCGGGGAGTGCCCGGCGTCGGAGTGGGCCCGGGAGTCGCCGTCGGTACCGGGAGCCGGCGGCGGGGTGGCCCCGACCGTGGCGAAGCCGGCCCGCCGCCCCACGGCCTGCTGCTCGTTCAGCAGCCAGGTGGTGGCGATGCTGAGCCCGACCACGGTGGACATCGCCATCGCGGCGCCGGAGAAACGCAGGGTGGGCAGGCGCAGGCGGCCGCCGAAGGGCTTGGGACGGCTGTGCCGGCCCTGCGGCGCAGGCCGCTCGTCCGGGCGAGGTGCCGCCTCGGGGTCCTTACGGAGAGCCACCGGACTCCCTTCCCTCCGTGTGCCGCCCGCCGCGATCCGCGACGGGCCCCGGGGCCGGACCCGTGAGGAAGCAACGGGCTCGCGGCCGTGCCCGCGCGGGCCGGAGGCACGAGAGTACCAGCGGCGGAGGGGATCGTCGCCGGACCGCGCGCGAAGCCGGCCGTCGGACGGACCGTCCTCGCACGCAGAACAGTTGACGGACCGTCGGACGATCTGCCCGGTGCCCGGCGCGATTGTTGCAACCTCCTTGCAACCCTTGCCGTCCCCGGCCGGATGGCGCACGCTGGTGCAATTCCAAGCCGTACCGGAGAGATAGTCATGCCGCGCGACCCTCTGCCCGCACCCTCCGATGCCTCTCTCGCCGCTACCCCCACGGGCGGCGATGAGG
Protein-coding regions in this window:
- a CDS encoding TerD family protein, which codes for MTQGGNAPLTAARVTVEVTAPKALDVSGLLLTDAGKVRSDADFVFFNAPNGPGVSHRPASGGAADAITIDTRAVPAGITKIVVTASPDEAGTTFAGIEPTATVRDADTGAVLVTFTPPRLDRETALVVVEVYQRGGAWKVRAVGQGYANGLAGIATDFGVSVEEEPAPAARAAQTPPPPAQAPATQAPPMPNTPPAAPPAPATAPSFTKVTLDKGRVNLVKGGSVSLEKNGKPFLSSVRMGLGWEPARGGRNVDLDASCIAFDAQRNKIETAWFMKLSIFNGAIAHSGDNLTGEGTGDDESITVHLDGLPPEAVGLVFVVNSFSGQKFTDVKNAYCRLLDAGSGQELVRFDLTSSEPHTGVVMCKLVRQFSGEWVMTAIGEYVDAKTARAMVKPASAML